A single Mustela lutreola isolate mMusLut2 chromosome X, mMusLut2.pri, whole genome shotgun sequence DNA region contains:
- the LOC131821253 gene encoding cytochrome c oxidase subunit 7A2, mitochondrial-like produces the protein MLRNLLALHQTAQRTISTASHRQFENKVPEKQRLFQEDNGIPLHLKGGVAEALLSRATMMLTVGGTAYAIYQLAMASFPKKQD, from the coding sequence ATGCTGCGGAATCTGCTGGCTCTTCATCAGACTGCCCAGAGGACCATAAGTACTGCTTCACACAGGCAGTTTGAAAATAAAGTTCCAGAGAAACAAAGGCTATTTCAGGAGGATAATGGAATTCCACTGCATCTAAAGGGTGGAGTAGCTGAAGCCCTCCTGTCTAGAGCTACTATGATGCTTACAGTTGGTGGAACAGCATATGCCATATATCAGCTAGCTATGGCTTCATTTCCCAAGAAGCAGGATTGA